In Prunus dulcis chromosome 2, ALMONDv2, whole genome shotgun sequence, a single genomic region encodes these proteins:
- the LOC117618043 gene encoding uncharacterized protein LOC117618043 translates to MESGQSSQSKGSRRVWKAHEEEALLTILEDVVNQGLRCDNGSFKSGTMIQIEKSLAEKFSNTDLRVVPHIESKMRFWKKLHGIIFDMINKSGFAWNDSLKCIEVDSDEAWNTYVQHNKDADGWRGKQCLIYDRLKNIFGKDRATGRGSATPTEMMNEPVHHIDVNDDDEEVEVEPDHSTSLPRSNQQNSASSSSRHRKRNADTDIQKEMAKAFGEMISKSIDQLKTITNSLVKGSEPRPDIAAELAKMDLSINDQIKALRLILEKASDERTFLTLDGAMRKAFVLILLGAREL, encoded by the exons ATGGAGAGTGGACAATCTAGTCAATCAAAAGGAAGTAGAAGGGTGTGGAAAGCACATGAGGAAGAAGCATTGTTGACCATACTTGAGGATGTAGTCAACCAAGGTTTACGATGTGATAATGGTTCCTTTAAATCTGGAACAATGATCCAAATTGAAAAATCATTGGCTGAGAAATTTTCCAATACTGATTTAAGGGTAGTCCCACATATTGAGTCCAAGAtgagattttggaaaaaattgcATGGGATAATATTTGACATGATTAACAAAAGTGGTTTTGCTTGGAATGATTCTTTGAAATGCATTGAGGTTGACAGCGATGAAGCATGGAACACTTATGTGCAG CATAACAAGGATGCTGATGGTTGGAGGGGGAAACAATGTCTAATATATGATAGGTTGAAGAATATATTTGGGAAGGACCGAGCAACTGGTAGAGGGTCTGCAACTCCCACTGAAATGATGAATGAGCCTGTGCATCACATTGATgtcaatgatgatgatgaggaagttgaggttgaACCAGATCATTCTACCTCTTTGCCAAGATCAAATCAACAAAACTCAGCTAGCTCAAGTAGTCGACATCGAAAACGAAATGCAGATACTGATATTCAAAAGGAAATGGCTAAAGCATTTGGTGAGATGATTTCTAAGTCTATTGACCAATTGAAAACTATAACTAATAGTTTGGTGAAAGGATCAGAACCAAGACCTGACATTGCTGCTGAATTGGCAAAGATGGACTTGTCTATTAATGACCAAATTAAGGCATTACGGCTAATTTTGGAGAAAGCAAGTGATGAGAGAACATTCCTGACATTGGATGGTGCTATGCGAAAAGCATTTGTTCTTATCTTACTTGGGGCGAGGGAGCTGTGA
- the LOC117618044 gene encoding protein ALP1-like — translation MKFIFVFPGWEGSASDSRVLRDAISRPTGLRVPTGYTNGQGYLAPYRGTKYHLSEWRNRRAPNNHEEYFNMKHAAARNVIERCFGLLKMRWGILRSPTFFPIETQCKIITACCLLHNLIRGEMAVDPLENELNGTKNGETNQDGDVLGTIEPSDQWTAWRNNLAMQMYDEWNRNRH, via the exons atgaaatttatatttgttttcccTGGTTGGGAAGGATCTGCATCAGATTCTAGGGTGTTACGAGATGCAATTAGTAGACCAACAGGATTAAGAGTTCCTACAG GGTACACAAATGGTCAAGGATATTTGGCTCCTTACAGGGGTACAAAATATCATTTATCTGAATGGAGGAATAGAAGGGCACCTAATAATCATGAAGAGTATTTCAATATGAAGCATGCTGCTGCAAGAAATGTGATTGAAAGGTGTTTTGGACTTCTTAAGATGCGTTGGGGTATCTTGCGAAGTCCAACATTTTTCCCAATTGAGACACAATGTAAAATCATTACAGCTTGTTGCCTATTACATAATCTTATTCGTGGCGAGATGGCTGTCGATCCATTGGAGAATGAATTGAATGGTACTAAAAATGGGGAAACTAACCAAGATGGTGATGTACTTGGCACTATTGAACCTTCAGATCAATGGACTGCATGGAGGAATAATCTGGCTATGCAAATGTATGATGAGTGGAATAGGAACAGACATTAA